Proteins encoded together in one Chloroflexota bacterium window:
- a CDS encoding transposase: MVADAVVKKWQATYPSAMVIFLDDFEACIAYLRCPPDHHKYIRTTNLAERAIEEEQRRTKTIPRFFDEKSCLKLCYASLMRANQRWRRVRMTELDRTRLTLLREQLHQEYLERRNKMEAVGTLSKPKEARTAA, translated from the coding sequence TTGGTAGCTGATGCGGTGGTGAAGAAGTGGCAGGCGACGTATCCGTCGGCGATGGTTATCTTCCTAGATGACTTCGAGGCTTGCATAGCTTACCTGCGCTGCCCGCCGGATCATCACAAGTACATTCGAACGACGAACCTAGCAGAGCGAGCGATAGAGGAGGAGCAACGGAGAACGAAGACGATCCCGAGGTTCTTTGACGAGAAGAGTTGTCTCAAGTTGTGCTACGCATCGTTAATGCGGGCCAATCAGCGGTGGCGCAGGGTCAGGATGACAGAACTCGACCGGACGCGGCTGACTCTATTGCGAGAACAACTTCACCAAGAGTATCTGGAACGTCGCAACAAAATGGAGGCTGTAGGCACATTATCGAAACCAAAAGAGGCACGCACCGCAGCCTAA
- a CDS encoding menaquinone biosynthesis decarboxylase: MVFRDLHEFISFLESKGQLRRIKTPVRCELEITEITARLTKQNGPALLFENVIGYDIPVLTNIFGSPQRLAWGLGVDNLDALTDKMRGPLSYISGPFPSSLLDKLRALGDLAQLSSYGPKMVSSAPCQDVVLLADASLDELPVLKCWPQDAGRFITLPLVITADPETGRRNMGMYRLQVYDGRTTGIHWHRTKGGAEHYRRSEQKRRRFEVAVALGADPATIYAATAPLPPGIDELLFAGFLRGEAVEMVKCKVLDLEVPAQAEIILEGYVDPGERRTEGPFGDHTGYYSPAAEYPVFHLLCLTHRHQPIYPATIVGKPPMEDAHLGKATERLFLPLLQMMLPEMVDLNLPVEGVFQNLAIVSIKKEYAGQAKKVICALWGMMQMMLTKIIIVVDHYVNVHDLSEVIWRVTGNIDPRRDLLIIDGPLDDLDHASPLPQFGSKLGIDATAKWPEEGHPRVWPLEISMDEETKRLVDSRWGEYEI, from the coding sequence ATGGTCTTCCGTGATTTGCACGAATTCATCTCTTTCCTGGAAAGTAAGGGGCAATTGCGGCGAATCAAAACCCCTGTGCGTTGCGAGCTGGAGATCACCGAGATCACCGCTCGTCTGACTAAGCAGAATGGGCCCGCTCTCCTTTTCGAGAACGTCATCGGTTATGACATCCCCGTTTTGACCAACATCTTCGGCTCTCCCCAGCGACTGGCCTGGGGGCTGGGCGTGGACAATTTGGATGCTCTGACCGATAAAATGAGGGGGCCGCTGAGCTACATCAGTGGGCCTTTTCCCTCATCGCTACTCGACAAGCTACGGGCTCTGGGAGATCTCGCCCAGCTCTCCTCCTACGGGCCCAAAATGGTCAGTTCTGCCCCCTGCCAGGACGTTGTGCTGCTGGCCGATGCTTCTTTGGACGAACTCCCTGTCCTGAAGTGCTGGCCGCAGGATGCGGGACGGTTCATCACTCTGCCCCTGGTTATAACGGCCGATCCAGAGACCGGACGGCGCAATATGGGCATGTATCGTCTTCAGGTCTATGATGGGCGGACGACGGGTATACATTGGCATCGGACCAAAGGTGGGGCCGAACATTATCGCCGTAGCGAGCAAAAGAGACGTCGCTTTGAGGTGGCCGTAGCGTTGGGGGCGGATCCAGCAACGATCTATGCGGCTACCGCCCCTCTTCCCCCAGGGATAGATGAACTCCTCTTCGCTGGATTCCTGCGGGGTGAGGCTGTAGAGATGGTCAAATGTAAAGTGTTGGACCTAGAGGTTCCGGCCCAGGCGGAGATCATCCTGGAGGGATACGTCGATCCAGGCGAGCGGCGAACGGAGGGTCCTTTCGGGGATCACACGGGATACTATTCGCCGGCTGCCGAGTATCCTGTGTTTCATCTCCTTTGCCTCACCCATCGTCACCAGCCGATTTATCCGGCTACCATTGTGGGGAAACCACCAATGGAGGACGCCCATCTGGGCAAGGCGACGGAAAGGTTGTTCTTGCCCTTGCTTCAGATGATGCTGCCGGAGATGGTCGACCTGAATCTGCCGGTGGAAGGGGTGTTCCAGAATCTAGCCATCGTCTCCATCAAGAAAGAGTATGCGGGCCAGGCGAAGAAGGTTATCTGTGCCCTCTGGGGAATGATGCAAATGATGCTGACGAAGATCATCATCGTGGTGGATCACTATGTCAACGTGCATGATCTCTCGGAAGTCATTTGGCGTGTAACCGGCAACATTGATCCGCGCCGTGATCTATTGATCATCGATGGACCACTCGATGACCTCGATCACGCCTCGCCCCTACCCCAATTTGGGAGTAAGTTGGGCATCGATGCGACAGCTAAGTGGCCAGAGGAGGGACATCCACGGGTATGGCCTCTGGAGATAAGTATGGATGAGGAGACCAAAAGATTGGTAGATAGTCGATGGGGGGAATACGAGATTTGA
- the ubiA gene encoding putative 4-hydroxybenzoate polyprenyltransferase — MSLLLEAVKFEHTIFALPFAYLGMTLAAGGLPTWHQFWWITMAMVGARTLAMSSNRIIDREFDAANPRTAQRALPRGLLSFYEMLALGLASAALLIVAAWQLNDLCLKLSPLAIAIVVGYSYTKRFTWASHFILGMADALAPLGGWLGVRGTLDWPALLLGFAVATWIAGFDLLYACQDVDFDHKAGLWSVPAQFGVAIALRLSTALHVLTSAALLAVGLMLSLGLIYFLGWLIATALLLYEHRLVSPDDLSRLDVAFFNVNGYIAICVFAFTLVSLWLR, encoded by the coding sequence ATGTCGCTTCTACTGGAAGCGGTGAAGTTTGAACACACCATCTTCGCTCTGCCGTTCGCCTACTTGGGGATGACCTTAGCAGCAGGCGGGCTACCCACTTGGCATCAGTTCTGGTGGATCACTATGGCTATGGTGGGGGCGAGAACGCTGGCTATGAGCAGCAATAGAATAATCGATCGTGAATTTGATGCGGCTAACCCCCGCACCGCCCAGCGGGCCCTTCCCAGAGGCTTGCTCTCGTTCTACGAGATGCTGGCTCTCGGCCTGGCCTCAGCGGCTTTGCTTATCGTCGCCGCCTGGCAACTGAATGATCTTTGCCTCAAGCTCAGCCCATTGGCCATAGCCATAGTGGTGGGATACTCCTATACGAAGCGCTTCACCTGGGCTTCGCACTTCATCTTGGGGATGGCTGATGCCCTGGCACCGCTGGGTGGTTGGTTGGGAGTGAGGGGTACGCTGGATTGGCCAGCCTTGCTTCTCGGCTTCGCCGTCGCTACCTGGATAGCCGGTTTTGACCTGCTTTATGCCTGCCAGGATGTCGATTTCGATCACAAGGCTGGACTCTGGTCCGTGCCGGCTCAGTTTGGTGTCGCCATCGCCCTGAGGCTGTCAACGGCCTTGCACGTCCTCACCTCCGCAGCATTGTTAGCTGTAGGGTTAATGCTCTCCCTCGGCCTAATATACTTTCTGGGCTGGCTCATTGCGACGGCCCTTTTGCTCTATGAGCATCGCCTGGTATCGCCCGACGATCTTTCTCGGCTCGATGTGGCCTTTTTCAACGTCAATGGCTACATCGCTATCTGTGTCTTCGCCTTTACCCTCGTTTCCCTCTGGTTGAGGTAG
- a CDS encoding MetQ/NlpA family ABC transporter substrate-binding protein translates to MDLILKEERLKEGKSTVSVIIALGLLLASGGILLGCAPSGGEDINLKIGMLPIVDSLPFYVAEKEGYYRAHNVAVELVPFASALERDAALQAGQIDGQLNDLISSALFNRERDQARIVLVTFRGSRQQAMISILAAGDSPIKSAADLRQAEIAISKNSVIDYVTDQLLLSAGLKPGEVKRVEVSKIPLRLEMLINKQVAAAALPEPFTTLARQQGARVILDDGESQIGQSVLTFRQEVLKKRPDVVKRLIQAQQEAVRQVNADPEKYRELLVEKAKVPPAVKTIYQIPRFPLASVPTRSEIARATDWMVEKGLLSRSLAYEDMVNDKLLSK, encoded by the coding sequence ATGGACTTGATACTCAAGGAGGAAAGATTGAAAGAAGGTAAATCAACGGTCTCTGTCATCATAGCCTTGGGGCTCCTTCTCGCCTCTGGTGGCATCCTTCTTGGCTGCGCTCCCAGCGGCGGTGAGGACATAAATCTAAAGATTGGGATGTTGCCCATCGTTGATAGTTTGCCCTTCTACGTGGCCGAGAAGGAAGGCTATTACCGGGCCCATAATGTGGCCGTGGAACTGGTTCCCTTTGCCAGTGCCCTTGAGCGTGATGCGGCGCTACAGGCTGGTCAGATTGATGGACAGCTCAACGACCTTATCTCTTCAGCCCTGTTTAATCGAGAGCGGGATCAGGCTCGCATCGTTTTAGTCACGTTCAGAGGAAGTAGACAGCAGGCGATGATCTCCATCCTCGCCGCCGGAGATAGTCCCATCAAGTCAGCCGCTGACCTGCGTCAGGCGGAGATCGCCATCTCCAAGAACTCGGTGATCGACTACGTCACTGATCAGCTGCTTCTCTCCGCCGGACTTAAGCCGGGTGAGGTGAAGAGAGTAGAGGTGAGTAAGATTCCCCTCCGCCTGGAGATGCTTATCAACAAGCAAGTAGCCGCGGCAGCGCTGCCAGAGCCCTTCACCACGCTAGCTCGTCAACAAGGGGCGAGGGTGATCCTCGATGACGGTGAATCACAGATAGGACAGAGCGTTCTCACCTTTCGACAAGAGGTCCTGAAAAAGAGGCCGGATGTGGTCAAGCGTCTGATTCAGGCCCAGCAGGAGGCTGTGCGCCAGGTGAATGCTGATCCGGAAAAATATCGTGAGCTGCTCGTGGAGAAGGCCAAGGTACCACCAGCGGTTAAGACCATATATCAGATACCCCGCTTCCCTCTGGCCAGCGTGCCAACGCGGAGCGAAATAGCACGGGCCACAGATTGGATGGTCGAAAAGGGATTATTGTCCCGCTCCCTTGCTTACGAAGATATGGTCAACGATAAACTCCTATCCAAATGA
- a CDS encoding ABC transporter ATP-binding protein, translating into MIEIKQLSFAYFPKVPLFEDFNWSVQQGEAWAVIGPSGCGKTTLLYLIAGLRSPNGGSIVVDGYRVIQPRASTGLILQDYGLLPWATAAENIALGLKIRKAPPRMWSDQTRDWLQRLGLEEVAKQYPAQLSGGQRQRVAIARTLAVNPDLLLMDEPFSSLDALTRESMQDLVIELGIEGNLTTILVTHNIEEAVFLGQKILVLPPPPIRTAKVINNPQAGELDYRGHPEFYAKCNKVRLEVERINDGQRR; encoded by the coding sequence ATGATTGAGATCAAGCAACTCAGCTTCGCTTATTTCCCTAAGGTCCCCCTTTTCGAGGATTTCAACTGGTCGGTGCAGCAGGGCGAGGCCTGGGCGGTGATCGGTCCTTCTGGTTGTGGGAAAACCACCCTCCTCTATCTCATCGCTGGCTTGCGCTCCCCGAACGGCGGTTCTATCGTGGTTGATGGGTATCGGGTGATACAACCACGGGCATCTACTGGGTTGATTCTGCAAGACTATGGTTTGCTGCCCTGGGCCACGGCAGCGGAAAATATCGCCCTGGGATTGAAGATCAGAAAGGCACCCCCCAGGATGTGGTCGGACCAAACGAGGGATTGGCTCCAAAGGCTGGGGCTTGAAGAGGTAGCCAAACAGTATCCAGCCCAACTATCCGGTGGGCAGCGCCAGCGGGTGGCCATCGCCCGTACGCTGGCCGTGAATCCGGATTTATTGCTTATGGATGAGCCATTTAGCTCCCTTGATGCCCTGACTCGTGAGAGCATGCAGGACCTGGTCATCGAACTGGGCATTGAGGGGAATCTGACCACAATCCTGGTTACTCATAATATCGAGGAGGCCGTCTTTCTTGGCCAGAAGATCTTGGTGCTCCCCCCACCCCCAATCCGTACGGCGAAGGTTATCAACAATCCTCAGGCCGGGGAGCTGGATTATCGGGGCCATCCCGAGTTCTATGCCAAATGTAATAAAGTACGTCTTGAAGTGGAGAGGATCAACGATGGCCAGAGGCGGTAA
- a CDS encoding ABC transporter permease → MARGGKLALFLGLLLLIWHLMALVVDRPILPGPWTVFAAFVQASLNGLGWHALVSSYRVVVSILLSVITAAPLGLVLGQAKNWDRLVSPFVYLTYPVPKIVLLPIVLLFLGIGDTSKIFLIWLILFYQVLVVVRDASNAVRPELAYSVRSLGARRGQLLRYVYFPACLPAILTALRVSIGTAIAVLFFTESVATSSGLGYYILVEGWGRQAYAEMYAGVLAMGLLGLVIYLLLDVLQRALCGWVDVGR, encoded by the coding sequence ATGGCCAGAGGCGGTAAATTGGCTCTTTTTCTAGGTTTACTTTTGCTCATCTGGCATCTGATGGCCCTCGTGGTTGATCGTCCGATCTTGCCTGGACCGTGGACCGTCTTCGCTGCCTTCGTCCAGGCGTCCTTGAACGGTTTGGGATGGCATGCGCTGGTGAGCAGCTATCGTGTGGTGGTCAGCATTCTCTTGTCTGTCATCACAGCCGCCCCCCTTGGACTGGTTTTGGGTCAGGCTAAAAACTGGGATCGTCTCGTTTCACCATTTGTCTATCTGACTTATCCAGTTCCCAAGATCGTGTTACTGCCCATCGTTCTGCTCTTTCTGGGCATCGGCGACACCTCGAAGATTTTTCTCATCTGGCTTATCCTTTTCTATCAAGTTTTGGTTGTCGTGCGTGATGCTTCCAATGCGGTGCGGCCAGAGCTGGCCTATTCGGTGCGTTCCCTGGGAGCCAGGCGGGGCCAGTTGCTTCGTTACGTCTATTTTCCGGCCTGTCTACCGGCCATCCTGACGGCGCTGCGCGTTAGCATTGGTACGGCTATAGCCGTGCTATTTTTCACCGAGTCTGTAGCCACGAGCTCTGGCCTGGGCTATTACATCCTCGTGGAGGGTTGGGGGAGGCAGGCCTACGCCGAGATGTATGCCGGTGTCCTGGCCATGGGCTTATTAGGTTTAGTCATCTACCTATTGCTAGATGTTCTCCAGAGGGCCCTCTGTGGTTGGGTCGATGTCGGACGTTAA
- a CDS encoding ubiquinone/menaquinone biosynthesis methyltransferase: protein MVGSMSDVKDQSLDQPYAQGKEAYVRAMFARIAACYDLMNTLITFGYDQRWRRLAVQMAAIPKGGTVIDVGTGSGELSLDLARHSPAGRIVAVDFCADILERAQRKAIVSGSQHKIVFQIGDALNLPFSADAFDAAISGFVVRNLTDIAQGFREMRRVIRPGGRVVCLELTRPKAGIFAFLFGLYLHRLVPILGQLVAGDGSAYTYLPRSIITFPLAEELADIMRAVGLKEVSYRLLAGGAIAIHVGIK from the coding sequence GTGGTTGGGTCGATGTCGGACGTTAAGGATCAATCCTTAGATCAACCATACGCTCAAGGTAAAGAGGCGTATGTGCGGGCGATGTTTGCCCGCATTGCGGCCTGCTACGATCTTATGAATACCTTGATAACCTTTGGCTATGATCAACGCTGGCGACGGTTGGCCGTGCAGATGGCGGCTATACCCAAGGGTGGGACAGTAATCGACGTGGGCACTGGCAGTGGCGAGCTATCCCTCGATCTGGCCCGCCATAGCCCGGCCGGACGGATTGTGGCTGTCGACTTCTGCGCAGACATTCTGGAACGGGCCCAGCGGAAGGCGATAGTCAGTGGATCGCAGCATAAAATCGTGTTCCAGATAGGGGATGCTTTGAACCTCCCCTTCTCTGCGGATGCGTTCGACGCTGCCATCAGCGGTTTTGTTGTGCGTAATCTAACGGACATCGCCCAGGGGTTTAGGGAGATGCGTCGCGTCATACGTCCGGGCGGGCGAGTGGTCTGCCTGGAGTTAACCAGACCTAAGGCCGGGATTTTCGCCTTCTTGTTCGGGTTATACCTTCATCGCCTGGTACCGATCCTGGGCCAGCTGGTCGCCGGTGATGGTTCAGCCTACACGTACTTACCACGTTCAATCATCACCTTCCCCCTCGCTGAGGAACTGGCTGATATAATGCGTGCGGTGGGCTTGAAAGAGGTCAGCTATAGGCTGCTGGCGGGAGGGGCCATCGCCATCCATGTGGGGATAAAATAG
- a CDS encoding metalloprotease family protein codes for MFWNRISALLAAPGVIIHELAHYLFCQLAGAPIHKAVFFRLGNPAGYVVHGSPRRFRGHFAIVVGPLLINSGLAFILFLILVAMWGGFGATGNPPSGLSLWLSPLLLWCGLSISLHALPSRADAASLWQMTRHQLHLGNLSAILGYPVAGAIYLANLLKFLRIDWVYAGILLWLAIAAAFRVRPF; via the coding sequence ATGTTTTGGAATCGTATTTCGGCTTTGCTCGCTGCTCCCGGAGTGATCATCCACGAGCTGGCTCATTACCTCTTTTGTCAGCTCGCTGGAGCACCCATTCATAAAGCTGTCTTCTTTCGTTTAGGCAATCCCGCGGGCTATGTTGTCCACGGTAGTCCCAGGCGCTTTCGGGGCCATTTTGCCATCGTTGTCGGCCCCCTATTGATCAACTCCGGCCTTGCCTTCATCCTTTTTCTTATTCTAGTCGCCATGTGGGGCGGGTTTGGTGCTACGGGCAACCCACCGAGCGGGCTATCACTCTGGCTATCACCTCTTCTGCTCTGGTGTGGCCTCTCCATCTCGCTGCATGCCTTACCCAGCCGTGCCGATGCCGCAAGCCTTTGGCAGATGACCAGGCATCAGCTACATCTGGGTAATCTATCGGCTATTTTGGGTTATCCGGTGGCCGGGGCCATCTACCTGGCTAACCTGCTCAAGTTTCTGCGCATCGACTGGGTTTACGCCGGGATCCTGCTCTGGCTGGCTATTGCCGCAGCCTTCCGTGTTCGCCCCTTTTGA
- the ruvA gene encoding Holliday junction branch migration protein RuvA has protein sequence MISCVRGVLETRTGEYAIVNVGGLSFRIYAPTSTLREIGSIGEAVHLFTHLYVREDNLSLYGFATEDELHMFELLLTISGVGPKAATAILSAVPVPHLQIAIASGNADFLTRVPGIGRKMAGRIILELKGKVAAEGLTAPLSIVAPADADILAALTNLGYSASEAQAAIRSLPDDHTLTIEERIILALRFFTHR, from the coding sequence TTGATCAGCTGCGTGCGTGGTGTCCTGGAGACCCGAACCGGCGAATACGCCATTGTTAATGTCGGCGGTCTGAGCTTCCGGATATATGCCCCCACCAGCACCCTGCGGGAGATTGGGTCCATCGGTGAAGCGGTACATCTGTTTACTCACCTCTATGTGCGTGAGGACAACCTTTCCCTTTATGGCTTCGCCACAGAGGATGAGCTGCACATGTTCGAGCTGCTGCTCACCATTTCCGGCGTTGGCCCCAAGGCGGCCACGGCTATCCTTTCGGCCGTCCCCGTACCACACCTCCAGATAGCCATCGCCTCAGGGAATGCTGATTTTCTGACCCGCGTTCCTGGCATCGGACGTAAAATGGCCGGACGCATCATCTTAGAGCTGAAGGGTAAGGTAGCTGCCGAAGGACTAACTGCCCCCCTATCCATCGTGGCCCCGGCCGATGCGGATATCTTGGCCGCCCTGACCAACCTCGGCTATAGCGCTTCAGAGGCCCAGGCGGCCATACGTTCCTTGCCAGACGATCACACCTTGACTATAGAGGAGAGGATCATTTTAGCCCTACGCTTCTTCACCCATCGCTGA
- the ruvC gene encoding crossover junction endodeoxyribonuclease RuvC yields MSREPSSGLMAKHIVLGIDPGTATMGYGLVQAQGEQLSLIDYGTLTTPATLPVANRLRTLYQELLGLIQRYQPNEVALEELFFNKNIRTALAVGEARGVAMLAAANCGLTVSEYTPLQIKQAIVGYGRARKEQIQQMVRLLLGLDFLPQPDDAADALALAICHLHTTQQQAALEARQGGGAS; encoded by the coding sequence ATGAGCCGTGAACCCTCATCTGGACTTATGGCTAAACACATCGTACTGGGAATCGACCCCGGTACGGCCACGATGGGTTATGGGCTGGTGCAGGCCCAGGGAGAGCAACTGAGCCTGATCGATTATGGCACCCTCACTACACCAGCTACTCTCCCTGTCGCCAACCGCCTGCGAACCCTTTATCAGGAGTTGCTGGGGCTGATCCAGCGCTATCAGCCGAATGAGGTCGCTCTGGAGGAGCTCTTTTTCAACAAAAATATCCGCACCGCCTTGGCCGTCGGTGAGGCCCGCGGCGTAGCGATGCTCGCCGCGGCCAACTGCGGATTGACTGTGAGCGAATATACGCCCCTCCAGATCAAGCAGGCTATCGTCGGCTATGGGCGGGCTCGTAAAGAGCAGATCCAACAAATGGTGCGCCTGTTGCTGGGGTTGGATTTCCTCCCCCAACCAGACGATGCGGCTGATGCCCTGGCTCTGGCCATCTGCCATCTCCATACCACACAGCAGCAGGCTGCGCTAGAAGCACGACAAGGCGGAGGTGCCTCTTGA
- a CDS encoding YebC/PmpR family DNA-binding transcriptional regulator, which produces MSGHSKWAQIKRQKAAADAKRGQIFTKLGREITLAAQQGGGDAEANFRLRLAIQRAREANMPHENIERAIKRGLGGGEAATFEEIFYEGYGPGGAAILVEAMTNNRNRTAAEIRNVFARGGGNLGESGCVAWMFEPRGVITVETKGIDTDEVALLAIDAGAEDIKTEDNVVEIYTQPADLERVRRTLLEQKIAIIAAENALVPQTMLQLDEDDSAKVLRLLDKLEELDEVQRVYCNVDFAESALAKYAS; this is translated from the coding sequence ATGTCTGGACATAGCAAATGGGCTCAAATAAAGCGCCAAAAGGCCGCTGCTGATGCAAAAAGGGGTCAGATTTTCACCAAGCTCGGTCGCGAGATCACCTTGGCGGCCCAGCAGGGTGGTGGCGATGCGGAGGCGAACTTCCGCTTGCGGCTGGCCATTCAGCGGGCTCGGGAAGCAAATATGCCCCATGAGAACATCGAGCGCGCTATAAAGCGAGGGCTTGGTGGAGGGGAGGCAGCCACCTTTGAGGAGATCTTTTATGAGGGGTACGGACCAGGCGGAGCGGCCATCCTCGTCGAGGCGATGACCAATAATCGCAACCGAACAGCGGCCGAGATTCGCAATGTCTTCGCCCGCGGCGGGGGCAACCTGGGTGAGTCCGGCTGTGTCGCCTGGATGTTTGAACCGCGCGGTGTCATCACCGTAGAGACAAAGGGAATAGACACAGATGAGGTGGCCCTGTTGGCCATCGACGCCGGAGCCGAAGACATCAAGACAGAGGATAACGTGGTTGAAATCTATACCCAGCCCGCTGATCTGGAGAGGGTCCGCCGCACTCTGCTGGAGCAGAAGATAGCCATCATCGCCGCTGAGAATGCCCTGGTCCCCCAGACGATGCTTCAGTTGGATGAAGACGACTCGGCGAAAGTGCTCAGACTGCTGGACAAGCTCGAAGAGCTGGACGAAGTACAGCGTGTGTATTGCAACGTTGACTTTGCAGAAAGTGCTTTAGCGAAGTATGCCAGCTGA
- a CDS encoding (2Fe-2S)-binding protein → MKIELTVNGHRHILEISPTDTLLRVIREQLHLSGTKVGCEEGDCGACTVLIDGQAVNSCLVLAAQADGCSILTIEGLGSATRLHPLQESFVRYGAVQCGYCTPGMLLSAKALLDRYPNPSRQMIREAISGNLCRCTGYMRIIEAIEAVARGEFSLDESGDG, encoded by the coding sequence ATGAAGATCGAGCTCACCGTCAATGGCCACCGCCACATTCTTGAGATCTCACCAACGGACACTCTCCTGAGAGTGATCCGGGAGCAGTTGCATCTGAGCGGGACGAAGGTAGGTTGTGAGGAGGGGGATTGTGGGGCCTGCACCGTGCTCATTGATGGACAGGCAGTCAATAGCTGCCTGGTGCTGGCGGCGCAAGCGGATGGCTGCTCAATCCTGACGATAGAGGGGTTAGGTAGTGCTACCAGGTTGCATCCTCTGCAGGAGTCCTTCGTTCGCTATGGAGCTGTACAGTGCGGCTACTGTACCCCAGGCATGCTCCTCAGCGCTAAGGCCCTGCTAGATCGTTATCCCAACCCTTCCCGCCAGATGATCCGAGAAGCCATCTCAGGCAACCTCTGTCGCTGCACCGGCTATATGCGCATCATCGAAGCCATCGAGGCTGTCGCCAGAGGAGAGTTCTCACTGGACGAATCTGGAGACGGCTAA
- a CDS encoding xanthine dehydrogenase family protein subunit M — protein sequence MMEFIQATSSEQALKTLAEYGEDCAIVSGGTDLVVSLRRELIRPKVILDISRIGALRGIERRDSSLTLSATLTMTDLCYTEAIRRSAPLLAEAAATVGSPLIRNRATLGGNIVTASPAGDTLPALLVHNANVRLCSLSGSREIALREFLRGPKRTDRRPVELLTAVILPLLGDGWGSRFVKLGQRSALAIAIASAAVAVKIKSHIIAEIRIALGSVAPVPLRACRTENWAIGKPLEKESIEKIAQMAATEASPISDVRASAEYRRRVTSALVEEALREAVNRLLRK from the coding sequence ATGATGGAATTCATTCAGGCTACCTCTTCGGAACAGGCCCTTAAGACGTTGGCCGAATATGGGGAGGACTGCGCCATCGTCAGCGGAGGCACCGATCTGGTCGTTTCCTTGCGGCGGGAGTTGATCCGCCCGAAGGTGATCCTTGATATCTCCCGGATAGGGGCCTTACGAGGAATCGAACGCCGGGATTCGTCTTTGACCCTCAGTGCGACCCTGACGATGACCGACCTCTGCTACACAGAGGCGATACGTCGCTCGGCGCCGCTTTTGGCCGAGGCAGCCGCCACCGTCGGCTCACCATTGATCAGGAATAGAGCCACCCTGGGAGGCAATATCGTCACAGCCTCGCCCGCTGGGGATACCCTTCCTGCCCTCCTGGTACATAACGCCAATGTGCGTTTATGCAGCCTGAGCGGTTCACGGGAAATAGCGTTAAGAGAATTCCTAAGAGGTCCAAAACGGACCGACCGGCGACCCGTGGAGCTCCTTACCGCCGTCATCCTTCCTCTCCTGGGCGATGGATGGGGCAGCCGTTTCGTCAAACTGGGACAGCGCAGTGCCCTGGCCATCGCCATCGCCAGCGCCGCCGTAGCCGTAAAGATCAAAAGCCACATCATTGCAGAGATACGCATCGCCCTTGGTTCTGTAGCTCCGGTACCTCTCCGGGCGTGCCGGACGGAGAACTGGGCCATAGGTAAACCACTGGAGAAGGAGTCCATAGAAAAGATAGCCCAGATGGCCGCGACAGAGGCTTCGCCGATCAGCGATGTGCGGGCTTCAGCCGAATACAGGAGGAGAGTGACGTCAGCCCTGGTAGAGGAAGCCTTGCGCGAGGCTGTAAATCGCCTCCTCCGAAAATAA